The following coding sequences are from one Desulfonatronovibrio magnus window:
- the cas2 gene encoding CRISPR-associated endonuclease Cas2: MFYLVCYDIVDDKTRYKVAKTLTSYGQRVQKSAFECPDLTERGFLKMKDKIERLIDFTEDNVRYYRLCRKCLQDFEQSGLGDKPEIKDFHVV; this comes from the coding sequence GTGTTTTACTTGGTTTGCTACGATATTGTTGATGATAAAACCCGATACAAGGTGGCTAAAACCCTGACATCGTATGGGCAAAGAGTGCAAAAGTCAGCTTTTGAATGCCCGGACCTGACTGAGCGCGGTTTCTTAAAAATGAAGGACAAGATTGAAAGGCTTATTGACTTCACCGAGGACAATGTTCGTTATTATCGACTATGCAGGAAATGCTTGCAGGATTTTGAGCAATCCGGATTGGGAGACAAGCCGGAAATCAAAGATTTTCACGTGGTGTAA